A region from the Misgurnus anguillicaudatus chromosome 7, ASM2758022v2, whole genome shotgun sequence genome encodes:
- the LOC129418138 gene encoding utrophin isoform X6 — translation MRVLNKPSNLKIMAIVRSSLQNVMLLLQHIQRMAVTSPPYQKLCKDIQTEVDSESNPPKRALGSQISKATSQELDPVGHIVSRRECLEEVDADKWTELITVLQELWFWIKLKDEELTQQRDAGEDRHKLLKQQYNCMAFSSEQLTGCRQNVNRSLNQICLFLDVQPTTTEVQRNTESDADAEQEGKVEQNLERFSWQHEVDWALEKLQDLQNAMDQMDLGLSEVKEIWHSESHAAVDCDHEKVEEMETLGNHHKEMQCSQMDNKHLFHDDLSVSVQFPWQRAVFQNGVPYYINHEQQTTSWDHPQMTQLFQSMADLSQVRFSAYRTAMKSRQLQKALCLDLLDLSVAQSAFDQHKLAHNGQLLKVSDIVSCLYTIYGELQQVHPDLINVPLCVDLCLNWLLNVYDSDRSGKVQVLCMKIGLFSLSKGQLKDKYKYLFTQVANDKGVCNRRQLALLLHTSIRIPHQLGEAAAFGGGNMEPSVRSCFQHVGCEDFIELEQFVDWMQLEPQSMVWLPVLHRVAAAETARHQTKCNICKDCPMVGFRYRSLKHFNYNVCQMCFFSGKVIKDHHLSCTMVEYCTPTTSGEDVRDFTRVLKNKFRSKKYFTKHPRLGYLPVQTIVEEETQVSFVSLCLEDYEIFS, via the exons ATGAGAGTCTTAAACAAACCCAGCAACCTGAAGATCATGGCCATAGTGAGATCTTCACTCCAGAACGTCATGCTTTTACTGCAACACATCCAAAGAATGGCTGTCACATCACCACCATACCAGAAACTCTGCAag GATATTCAGACAGAAGTTGACAGCGAGAGTAATCCTCCTAAAAGAGCCCTCGGGAGTCAGATATCAAAAGCAACGTCACAAGAGTTGGACCCTGTTGGCCACATAGTCTCCAGAAG AGAGTGTTTAGAGGAGGTCGATGCAGATAAATGGACTGAACTCATAACAGTCCTACAGGAGCTTTGGTTCTGGATAAAGCTGAAGGATGAAGAACTGACACAGCAGAGAGACGCTGGTGAAGATCGACATAAATTACTGAAGCAACAATATAACTGTATG GCCTTCAGCAGTGAACAACTGACTGGTTGCAGACAGAATGTAAACAGATCTCTGAATCAGATCTGTCTGTTTCTGGATGTTCAACCTACAACAACTGAAGTCCAGAGAAATACTGAATCAGATGCAG ATGCAGAGCAGGAAGGGAAGGTTGAGCAGAATTTGGAGCGGTTCAGCTGGCAACATGAGGTTGACTGGGCACTGGAAAAACTTCAAGACCTTCAAAATGCCATGGACCAAATGGACCTGGGCCTGTCTGAGGTGAAGGAGATTTGGCACTCGGAGAGTCATGCAGCGGTCGACTGTGATCATGAGAAGGTCGAGGAGATG GAGACCTTGGGCAATCACCACAAGGAGATGCAATGCTCTCAAATGGATAACAAACATTTATTCCACGACGACTTATCTG TTTCTGTGCAGTTCCCATGGCAGAGAGCTGTTTTTCAAAATGGCGTCCCTTATTATATCAA cCATGAGCAGCAGACCACATCTTGGGACCATCCTCAGATGACACAGCTATTTCAATCGATGG CTGATCTGAGTCAGGTCCGTTTCTCTGCTTACCGCACAGCTATGAAGAGTCGTCAACTGCAGAAAGCCCTTTGCT tGGATCTTTTGGACCTCAGCGTAGCACAGAGCGCCTTTGATCAACACAAACTTGCTCATAATGGGCAACTGCTGAAAGTTTCAGACATCGTAAGCTGTCTCTACACCATCTATGGAGAACTTCAGCAGGTACACCCAGATCTCATCAACGTCCCTTTATGTGTGGACTTGTGTCTCAACTGGCTTTTAAATGTCTATGATAG TGACAGAAGTGGAAAAGTTCAGGTGTTGTGCATGAAGATCGGCTTGTTCTCCCTTTCAAAAGGACAGCTGAAGGACAAGTACAAAT ATCTGTTCACTCAGGTAGCCAACGATAAAGGTGTCTGTAACCGGAGGCAGCTGGCTTTACTGCTTCACACCAGCATCCGAATCCCGCACCAGCTCGGTGAGGCTGCAGCATTCGGAGGTGGTAACATGGAGCCAAGTGTCCGTAGCTGCTTTCAGCAT GTAGGCTGTGAAGACTTCATTGAGCTCGAGCAGTTTGTGGATTGGATGCAGTTAGAGCCGCAGTCTATGGTTTGGTTACCTGTGCTTCATAGAGTCGCAGCAGCGGAAACGGCCAGACACCAGACCAAGTGTAACATCTGTAAAGACTGCCCTATGGTGGGCTTCAG gTATCGAAGTTTAAAGCACTTTAACTACAACGTGTGTCAGATGTGTTTTTTCTCGGGAAAGGTCATCAAGGACCATCATCTTAGTTGCACCATGGTGGAGTACTGCACCCCT
- the LOC141365202 gene encoding gap junction beta-3 protein-like, with amino-acid sequence MDWMYLQDLLSGVNKYSTMFGRLWLSVVFTFRVMVFVVAVQSVWGDETKDFVCDTAQEDCTNVCFDEYFPISHIRLWSLQLIFSTCPSLMVLAHVKYREMRAQRYTTRHKDGQLYANPGKKRGGLWYTYILSLVFKAGFDSGFLYIFYLIYGFDMPRMFKCSQEPCPSIVNCYITRPTEKKIFILFMVVSSAVCIFMCICEIIYLIVNKVYKCLLRQHQMSKAKYSKTSYRRIDPKASSTQNLNIN; translated from the coding sequence ATGGACTGGATGTACCTTCAGGACCTGTTGAGTGGAGTTAACAAATACTCTACCATGTTTGGTCGTCTCTGGCTATCAGTGGTCTTCACATTCAGAGTCATGGTGTTTGTGGTGGCCGTTCAGTCAGTGTGGGGCGATGAAACCAAAGACTTTGTCTGCGACACGGCCCAGGAGGACTGTACCAATGTCTGCTTTGACGAATATTTCCCAATCTCCCATATCCGCCTATGGTCTCTTCAATTGATTTTCAGCACTTGTCCATCTCTAATGGTCTTAGCTCATGTCAAGTACCGTGAAATGAGGGCTCAGCGATATACTACACGCCACAAAGATGGACAACTGTACGCAAACCCAGGGAAGAAGCGTGGAGGACTGTGGTATACCTACATACTCAGTCTGGTGTTCAAAGCAGGCTTTGATTCAGGCTTCCTCTacattttttacttaatttATGGTTTTGATATGCCAAGGATGTTCAAATGCAGTCAGGAACCTTGTCCAAGTATAGTCAATTGCTACATAACCCGTCCTACAGAAAAGAAAATCTTCATTCTTTTTATGGTTGTCTCCTCTGCTGTGTGCATCTTCATGTGTATTTGTGAGATTATCTACCTGATTGTCAACAAAGTTTACAAGTGCTTGCTCAGACAGCATCAAATGAGCAAGGCCAAATATTCCAAAACATCATATAGGAGGATAGACCCAAAAGCCTCATCCACACAAAACCTTAACATTAATTAG
- the stx11a gene encoding syntaxin-11a has translation MRDRLSELASIANKVLQEERHVDKGENVDEDELEQHAVVFEGEDIMEDTFREAQSIQKDIAQLRMEVKRLGKQNTRFLTSVRRISSIKRDSNTIARSIKTKGEHLYARIQKMDALRKELEEQHGAESALVRMVRHQFVSITSSFHEAMNEYNNAEMAQRDNCKTRIQRQAEIMGKEVTGEQVEQMIETGKWNVFSDDLLTDGRTARSALNEIENRHKELLELEIRIKEIHELFFQLALLVEEQGPMVDNIEANVCATEDYVAKATEQIKKAVKYKKKNPCRQLFCCCFPCCNK, from the coding sequence ATGAGAGACAGGCTGAGTGAACTGGCAAGTATCGCCAACAAAGTCCTCCAAGAGGAAAGGCACGTCGATAAAGGAGAAAATGTGGATGAAGATGAACTGGAACAGCACGCGGTGGTGTTTGAAGGAGAGGACATCATGGAGGACACCTTCAGAGAAGCCCAATCCATCCAGAAAGACATCGCCCAGCTCAGGATGGAGGTGAAGAGATTGGGCAAGCAGAACACTCGGTTCCTGACCTCCGTCAGACGCATCAGCAGCATCAAACGTGACTCCAACACGATCGCGCGTAGCATCAAAACCAAAGGGGAGCACCTGTACGCTCGGATACAGAAGATGGACGCTCTCCGTAAAGAGCTGGAGGAACAGCACGGAGCCGAATCGGCTTTGGTCCGCATGGTGCGCCACCAGTTCGTCTCCATAACGTCGTCGTTTCACGAGGCCATGAACGAATACAACAACGCCGAAATGGCGCAGAGGGACAACTGCAAGACTCGCATCCAAAGGCAAGCGGAGATCATGGGTAAAGAGGTCACCGGTGAACAGGTCGAGCAAATGATCGAGACGGGAAAGTGGAACGTGTTCTCGGACGACTTGCTCACGGACGGGCGAACCGCTCGCTCGGCGCTCAATGAGATCGAGAATCGCCACAAGGAGCTTTTGGAGTTGGAGATTCGTATCAAAGAAATCCACGAGCTCTTTTTCCAGTTGGCCCTGCTGGTGGAGGAACAAGGGCCCATGGTGGACAACATCGAGGCCAACGTGTGCGCCACCGAGGACTATGTGGCCAAAGCTACGGAACAGATAAAGAAGGCTGTCAAATACAAAAAGAAAAACCCTTGCAGACagcttttctgttgttgcttcCCATGTTGCAATAAATGA